The following proteins come from a genomic window of Lolium rigidum isolate FL_2022 chromosome 5, APGP_CSIRO_Lrig_0.1, whole genome shotgun sequence:
- the LOC124652867 gene encoding uncharacterized protein LOC124652867, whose translation MGRKTGKKKGGSKPKTKASSSSSTLPNSVSVTPPPSVEPEAAAAEVLLTVDVLRNILRRLSLADLLRAALACHRWRRVAARCLPRAPPLLGYFFHPVKTPPPLPIRPTERIRYDAVFAPLDNASSPRLSLDFAPDASRFDLHDCHHGLVLLEPASEVPKFIHPRLLVLDPATRRRALLPPPPRDTVPDDRRWRRSRHYVGSALLSRAHPSRLCFEAVCFAIDDGHPRAWVASVDDGDCRWRALPRDEDVLVEFDPKWFEGRCVHAAGKLYWHICNSARLIALDPATLRFSYLPAPADLPGNYSCYRIGETPEGRLCVVTVEEQVMRLWLRDETRRSNDGWLLETEMNLRRVYDTVPGLPKDMGARVANIWVTDIDAGNKRKLMLGHGRYSFDPTTRKLERLVTKSGKEYGDPIYAYFLAWPPAFLAQA comes from the coding sequence atgggGCGGAAGACTGGGAAGAAGAAAGGCGGAAGCAAGCCCAAAACcaaagcttcatcctcctcctctacctTGCCCAACTCGGTCTCGGTCACGCCGCCACCCTCGGTGGAGCCGGAGGCGGCAGCGGCCGAGGTCCTCCTCACCGTGGATGTCCTCCGCAACATCCTCCGCCGTCTCTCCCTCGCCGACCTCCTCCGCGCTGCCCTCGCCTGCCACCGCTGGCGCCGCGTCGCCGCCCGCTGCCTCCCCCGCGCGCCTCCCCTCCTCGGCTACTTCTTCCACCCCGTCAAAACCCCTCCGCCGCTGCCCATCCGACCAACCGAACGCATCCGCTACGACGCCGTGTTCGCGCCCCTCGACAACGCCTCCTCCCCGCGCCTCTCCCTCGACTTCGCGCCGGACGCCTCCCGCTTCGATCTCCACGACTGCCACCACGGCCTCGTGCTCCTCGAGCCGGCCAGCGAGGTCCCCAAGTTCATCCACCCgcgcctcctcgtcctcgacccggccacccgccgccgcgcgctcctcccgccgccgccgcgcgacaCGGTGCCCGACGACCGCCGCTGGCGCCGCTCCAGGCACTACGTCGGCTCCGCGCTGCTCTCCCGCGCGCACCCCAGCAGGCTCTGCTTCGAGGCCGTCTGCTTCGCCATCGACGACGGGCACCCGCGCGCCTGGGTCGCGTCCGTCGACGACGGCGACTGCCGCTGGCGCGCGCTCCCGCGGGACGAGGATGTCCTGGTCGAGTTCGACCCCAAGTGGTTCGAGGGCCGCTGCGTGCACGCCGCCGGGAAGTTGTACTGGCACATCTGCAACTCGGCTCGCCTGATCGCGCTGGACCCCGCCACGCTGCGGTTCTCCTACCTGCCGGCGCCGGCGGACCTGCCGGGCAACTACAGCTGCTACCGCATCGGGGAGACGCCTGAAGGGCGGCTCTGCGTTGTGACCGTGGAGGAGCAGGTGATGCGGCTCTGGCTGCGCGACGAGACCAGGCGCAGCAACGATGGGTGGCTTCTGGAGACGGAGATGAATCTTCGCAGGGTGTACGACACGGTGCCGGGCCTGCCCAAGGACATGGGTGCCAGGGTAGCCAACATCTGGGTCACCGACATCGACGCGGGGAACAAGAGGAAGTTGATGCTGGGACACGGTCGCTACTCCTTCGATCCGACCACCCGCAAGCTGGAGCGCCTGGTGACGAAAAGCGGCAAGGAGTATGGGGATCCAATCTACGCCTACTTCCTCGCATGGCCGCCTGCGTTCCTTGCGCAAGCGTAA
- the LOC124653393 gene encoding uncharacterized protein LOC124653393 has protein sequence MARKAGKKKGGSKPKPKTKTKTPPSSTLPTSIPPPQPQEPKAAPEAIDVLNGSVLRNVLRRLPLVDLLRAALACHRWRRVAACCLPRAPPLLGYFFHPVKPPPHPPTKATERAHHDAVFAPLGASSPLRCLNFAPDASRYKLYDCHQGLLLLEPTVPPPKGTLPRLLVADPATRRHALLPPPPRRAVPDDRRWRPSRHYVGSALLSRAHPSRLRFEAVCFAVEDDGRPRAWVASVDDGGQCRWRALPRDAAVQVDFDPKLIKGRCVHAAGSLYWHICNSGRVLALDPATLRFSYLLAPAVLGDRFGKYRVGETPDDGRLCIATVENQVMQLWVRGETSSSDNGWRLEKEMDLHKVYDTVPGLPRDARARMASIWITDIDAGRTGKIFIQMSGYGRYSFDLKTRKLERLLMKGGMEYGDPIYPYLLAWPPAFLAQA, from the coding sequence atggCGCGGAAAGCTGGCAAGAAGAAAGGCGGAAGCAAACCCAAACccaaaaccaaaacaaaaacccCACCTTCCTCTACCTTGCCCACCTCGATTCCCCCGCCACAGCCACAGGAGCCGAAGGCGGCGCCCGAGGCGATCGACGTCCTCAACGGGTCCGTCCTCCGCAacgtcctccgccgcctccccctcgtcgacctcctccgcgccgccctcgcctgccACCGCTGGCGCCGCGTCGCCGCCTGCTGCCTGCCCCGCGCGCCGCCCCTCCTCGGCTACTTCTTCCACCCCGTCAAACCCCCTCCCCACCCGCCCACCAAGGCCACCGAGCGAGCCCACCACGACGCCGTGTTCGCCCCCCTCGGCGCCTCCTCCCCGCTCCGCTGCCTCAACTTCGCCCCGGACGCCTCCCGCTACAAGCTCTACGACTGCCAccagggcctcctcctcctcgaacccACCGTACCACCCCCCAAAGGCACCCTCCCGCGCCTCCTCGTCGCCGACCCGGCCACGCGCCGCCACGCgctgctcccgccgccgccgcgccgcgcggtGCCCGACGACCGCCGCTGGCGCCCCTCCAGGCACTACGTCGGCTCCGCGCTCCTCTCCCGCGCGCACCCCAGCAGGCTCCGCTTCGAGGCCGTCTGCTTCGCCGTCGAGGACGACGGGCGCCCGCGCGCCTGGGTCGCGTCCGTCGACGACGGCGGCCAGTGCCGCTGGCGCGCGCTCCCGCGGGACGCGGCCGTCCAGGTCGACTTCGACCCCAAGCTGATCAAGGGCCGCTGCGTGCACGCCGCCGGGAGCCTCTACTGGCACATCTGCAACTCCGGCCGCGTGCTGGCGCTGGACCCCGCCACGCTGCGCTTCTCCTACCTGCTCGCGCCGGCCGTGCTGGGGGACCGTTTCGGCAAGTACCGCGTCGGGGAGACGCCTGACGACGGGCGGCTCTGCATTGCGACCGTGGAGAACCAGGTGATGCAGCTCTGGGTGCGCGGCGAGACCAGTTCCAGCGACAACGGGTGGCgtctggagaaggagatggatctTCACAAGGTGTACGACACGGTGCCGGGCCTGCCCAGGGACGCGAGGGCCAGGATGGCAAGCATCTGGATCACTGACATCGACGCCGGGCGCACGGGGAAGATATTCATACAGATGTCGGGCTACGGGCGCTACTCCTTCGATCTCAAGACTCGCAAGCTGGAGCGCCTGCTGATGAAAGGTGGCATGGAGTACGGCGACCCCATCTACCCCTATTTGCTGGCTTGGCCGCCTGCGTTCCTTGCTCAGGCGTAA